A window of the Butyricimonas faecalis genome harbors these coding sequences:
- a CDS encoding SusC/RagA family TonB-linked outer membrane protein, whose amino-acid sequence MKLCISLMLFFTLGLSASTLGQQERVNLDLKNVSIKVLFDEIQKQTNLFFVFNTEQAKSLGTFSVKAKDETVESVLNKVLENTGMVFEFDGKLIIVRPEPEKNVPEKVTVKGVVKDKKGEVLPGVTIRVKGTALGFATNMKGEFSFDLPKRDSLELIFSFVGYKQRSVLVKDSEKSLSVVLEEDVQVMDEVVALGYYSVDKRHLTSAVTTLKMDDIMQPGISTVDQMLEGQVPGMIFMQNSGQVGATPKIKIRGTTTLLGSQAPLWVLDGMILTDPVNVDPADINSLDFVNLLGNAISGLNPDDIDKIDVLKDASATAIYGPQASNGVIVITTKKGKIGKPSISYSVSGTFRRAPRYTDRAVNVMNSQERIDYSREVVDGKQEVPTLSSWVGYEAAYSDYLSNKITRDEFISQVREMETVNTDWMGLLLQDTYSHAHSLSISGGTENIRYYASVGYTDEHGNTKGEENKRYTAMTRLNLNYNKFSMNFGLNASIMKKDYTPEQVGVADYAYNTARSLKAYNEDGTPWFYQRDYHGAYDRSFNILNEMKNSYNKINTDQISLNITLGYQVLKDLKADFTFSYGISHTDNNEYYGEDTWHILKLKNLYMETGEVNIPTSLAPFGGQLTLDNTKNENYSARTTLTYNRFLDEEQEHAFTANVIGELSSSTYNGFKITKRNYLPDRGNFFNPVGWSYSSNTQYTQYFMWTQTEEALGTLKDNLTRKVALIGSVSYAYKNSYILNGNIRIDASNAFGDASNDRLLPIWSASFRWNLDENLLKNVYWVNSLALKMSYGWQGNMSALGSHRLVIQKKGRNNFFGENYSLIDNYPNPNLKWERTSTYNIGLDFSLFNNKFNGNISYYYRYTKDAFFSKSISPVNGRDNYTVNQGNLRNQGYELTLNFVPINTMLNSASVSGERRGFIWRFDPNFGSVFNQLIDKIKPKDKVLQDEIKYTDYLSGNVQVAGRPVNTFYSYRFRGLNHDTGAPEFYGMDKYVEVNGESVRLGDIYKEMDREDVWMEVMEHSGCREPFLQGSISNYLGWRNWGLSFNLAYSIGSKIRLFKMYPNGGGVTSSEKNLRRELTERWQRPGDELHTNIPGILKGADWEAANRPWWFDYSAFKFAGNLWEVYDNSNLRVASGDYLKLSSCSLRYVVPEKICRKLYMQSAYLSVSGSNLFTICSKKLKGQDPSQSGSSSLINISVRPTYTLQLNVTF is encoded by the coding sequence ATGAAACTTTGTATTTCATTGATGCTGTTTTTCACGTTAGGATTATCGGCATCGACATTGGGACAACAAGAGCGAGTGAATCTTGATCTGAAAAATGTTTCAATTAAGGTGTTATTTGACGAGATTCAAAAGCAGACGAATTTGTTCTTTGTTTTTAACACGGAACAGGCAAAAAGTTTGGGTACGTTTTCCGTAAAGGCCAAAGATGAAACCGTGGAAAGCGTTTTAAACAAAGTGTTGGAGAATACAGGAATGGTGTTCGAGTTTGACGGGAAGTTGATTATCGTTCGTCCAGAACCAGAAAAGAATGTTCCAGAAAAAGTCACGGTGAAAGGAGTCGTGAAAGATAAGAAAGGGGAAGTGTTACCGGGAGTGACTATCCGGGTGAAGGGAACGGCCTTGGGATTCGCGACGAATATGAAAGGAGAGTTCAGCTTTGATTTGCCGAAACGGGATAGCTTGGAGTTGATTTTTTCTTTCGTGGGATACAAACAACGCTCCGTGCTTGTAAAGGATAGCGAAAAATCGTTGTCAGTCGTTTTGGAAGAGGATGTGCAGGTAATGGATGAAGTCGTTGCTCTGGGATACTATTCCGTTGACAAACGTCATTTGACGAGTGCGGTGACAACCTTGAAAATGGATGATATTATGCAACCGGGAATAAGCACGGTGGACCAAATGTTGGAAGGACAGGTACCGGGTATGATATTCATGCAGAATAGTGGTCAAGTGGGTGCGACTCCTAAGATCAAAATACGAGGTACGACAACTTTATTAGGGAGTCAGGCTCCGTTGTGGGTCTTGGATGGTATGATTTTGACGGATCCGGTAAACGTGGATCCTGCCGATATCAATAGTTTGGATTTCGTGAATTTATTGGGTAATGCCATTTCCGGGTTGAATCCCGATGATATAGATAAAATTGACGTATTGAAGGATGCTTCAGCCACAGCAATTTACGGTCCGCAGGCTTCGAACGGAGTAATCGTGATCACTACGAAAAAAGGGAAAATCGGCAAGCCATCGATTTCTTATTCCGTGTCGGGAACTTTTCGTAGAGCTCCCCGTTATACAGACCGTGCGGTGAATGTGATGAATTCTCAAGAACGTATCGATTATTCTCGAGAGGTGGTCGATGGAAAACAGGAAGTTCCCACGCTGAGTAGTTGGGTGGGATATGAAGCAGCTTATTCCGATTATTTGAGCAATAAGATTACCCGTGATGAGTTTATTAGCCAAGTACGGGAAATGGAAACGGTGAATACAGATTGGATGGGACTTCTTTTGCAAGATACGTATTCGCATGCACACTCGTTAAGTATTTCCGGGGGAACGGAAAATATTCGTTATTATGCTTCCGTGGGATATACTGATGAGCATGGAAATACCAAAGGGGAGGAGAATAAGCGCTATACGGCTATGACTCGCTTGAACTTGAACTATAATAAATTCTCCATGAATTTTGGTTTGAATGCTTCAATCATGAAAAAGGATTACACGCCGGAGCAAGTGGGTGTTGCTGATTATGCTTACAATACGGCTCGTAGTTTGAAAGCTTATAATGAAGACGGGACGCCTTGGTTTTATCAAAGAGATTATCATGGTGCTTATGACCGGAGCTTCAATATACTTAACGAAATGAAGAATTCTTATAACAAGATCAATACCGATCAGATCTCTTTGAATATTACTTTAGGGTATCAGGTATTGAAAGATTTGAAGGCGGATTTTACGTTCTCGTACGGTATTTCCCATACCGATAACAACGAGTATTACGGGGAGGATACTTGGCATATACTTAAATTGAAAAATTTGTATATGGAAACTGGGGAAGTTAATATCCCTACATCATTGGCACCGTTTGGCGGTCAATTGACCTTAGATAATACGAAAAATGAGAATTATTCCGCCCGTACAACATTAACATATAATCGTTTCTTGGATGAGGAACAGGAGCATGCCTTTACAGCTAACGTCATCGGAGAATTGAGTTCATCGACTTATAACGGTTTTAAGATCACCAAAAGGAATTATTTGCCGGATAGAGGAAATTTTTTCAACCCAGTAGGATGGTCGTATTCATCAAATACTCAATATACGCAGTATTTCATGTGGACACAGACGGAAGAGGCGTTGGGAACATTGAAGGATAATTTGACGAGAAAGGTGGCTTTGATTGGGAGTGTTTCGTATGCCTATAAAAATTCTTACATCTTGAATGGTAATATAAGAATCGATGCATCCAATGCTTTCGGAGATGCCAGCAACGATCGGTTATTACCGATTTGGTCTGCTTCTTTCCGATGGAATTTGGACGAGAACTTATTGAAGAACGTGTATTGGGTGAATTCCTTGGCCTTGAAGATGTCTTACGGTTGGCAAGGAAATATGTCGGCATTAGGTTCACATCGTTTGGTGATCCAAAAGAAGGGGAGAAATAATTTCTTCGGAGAAAATTATTCTTTGATCGATAATTATCCTAATCCCAATTTGAAATGGGAACGGACATCGACCTACAATATCGGGTTGGATTTCTCGTTATTCAATAATAAATTTAACGGTAACATCAGTTATTATTACCGCTACACGAAGGATGCATTCTTTAGCAAGTCCATATCGCCCGTGAACGGAAGGGATAATTACACGGTAAATCAAGGAAATTTAAGGAATCAAGGATACGAGTTGACATTGAATTTCGTGCCGATCAACACGATGTTGAACAGTGCAAGCGTGAGCGGTGAACGTAGAGGATTTATCTGGCGTTTCGACCCTAATTTCGGTTCGGTATTTAACCAATTGATCGATAAAATCAAACCGAAAGATAAAGTGTTGCAGGACGAGATTAAATATACTGATTATTTGAGCGGAAACGTGCAAGTCGCTGGGCGTCCGGTGAATACATTCTATTCTTATCGCTTTAGGGGATTGAATCATGACACGGGTGCCCCTGAATTTTATGGTATGGATAAATACGTGGAAGTGAATGGAGAGAGTGTACGTCTCGGAGATATCTATAAAGAGATGGATCGGGAGGATGTATGGATGGAAGTGATGGAACATTCCGGTTGCCGCGAGCCTTTCTTGCAGGGAAGTATTAGTAATTACTTGGGATGGCGCAATTGGGGTTTATCCTTCAATTTGGCGTATAGCATCGGTTCTAAAATCCGTTTGTTTAAGATGTACCCGAATGGGGGTGGCGTAACGAGTTCCGAGAAAAATCTGCGCAGGGAATTGACAGAACGTTGGCAACGTCCGGGAGATGAGTTACACACGAATATCCCGGGAATATTGAAAGGGGCTGACTGGGAGGCTGCAAATAGACCGTGGTGGTTTGATTATTCAGCATTTAAATTTGCAGGAAATTTGTGGGAGGTATATGATAATTCCAATTTGCGAGTGGCTTCCGGTGATTACTTGAAATTGTCAAGTTGTTCTTTGCGGTACGTGGTGCCGGAAAAAATTTGTCGGAAATTGTATATGCAATCGGCTTATTTGAGCGTGAGCGGCTCGAATTTATTCACGATTTGCAGTAAAAAGTTGAAGGGACAGGATCCGTCGCAATCGGGTTCATCGAGTCTGATCAATATTTCCGTTCGACCGACATACACGCTTCAATTAAACGTAACTTTCTAA
- a CDS encoding FecR family protein has protein sequence MTCNFDKDELILKVLDGVATPEEILMLSRWMEEDPANEIYFNQLKKAWNLMSGPFPSKEREEKELCRYVEYIHAKHKRHRLYRVYKYAAILILPLLVSIYWLQKEQTAENASSMAVGMKIEPGECKATLTTATGNVISLIPTKQVDIQIDERIKVTNGETGIVYNETKSAKTELQYNILHTPRGGEYTVTLSDGSRVYLNASSKMKYPVAFDDQKREVYLSGEAYFEVAKDTNCPFYVITDAMRVKVYGTEFSVNTYGPQGVQTVLVSGKVGVQGKNSKEEYIMKPSQLAEFSNDGQFKGIREVNPLVYTAWKDGYFVFEEASLEEILERLSRWYNVDVFFSSEKVKAYHFTGYMEKYEDVEVILRAINKMVNVRFALKDRTIVVTE, from the coding sequence ATGACTTGTAATTTTGATAAAGATGAATTAATATTAAAAGTTTTGGATGGGGTGGCTACCCCGGAAGAGATTTTGATGTTATCCCGGTGGATGGAAGAGGATCCGGCGAATGAGATTTATTTCAATCAATTGAAAAAAGCATGGAATCTTATGAGCGGCCCGTTTCCTTCCAAAGAGAGAGAAGAAAAGGAACTGTGTCGTTATGTGGAATATATTCACGCAAAACACAAGAGGCATCGCTTGTATCGGGTGTACAAATATGCGGCGATCTTGATATTACCATTGTTGGTGAGTATTTATTGGTTGCAAAAGGAACAGACGGCAGAGAATGCTTCATCGATGGCTGTTGGTATGAAAATAGAGCCGGGTGAATGTAAAGCGACTTTAACCACGGCAACGGGAAATGTTATATCGTTGATTCCAACGAAACAGGTTGATATTCAAATTGATGAAAGGATTAAAGTAACAAACGGGGAAACTGGAATTGTTTACAATGAAACTAAAAGTGCGAAGACCGAATTGCAGTATAATATTTTACATACTCCGAGGGGCGGTGAATACACGGTGACGTTGTCAGATGGTTCGCGGGTGTATTTGAATGCCTCATCGAAAATGAAATATCCCGTGGCATTTGACGATCAAAAGAGAGAGGTATATCTGTCGGGAGAGGCTTATTTCGAGGTAGCGAAAGACACGAATTGTCCCTTTTACGTGATAACGGACGCGATGCGAGTGAAAGTTTACGGGACGGAATTTAGCGTGAATACGTATGGACCGCAAGGAGTTCAGACGGTATTGGTGTCGGGTAAAGTTGGGGTGCAAGGAAAAAATTCGAAAGAGGAGTATATCATGAAGCCTTCACAATTGGCTGAGTTTAGTAATGATGGACAATTTAAAGGAATTCGAGAGGTAAATCCTTTGGTTTACACTGCTTGGAAGGATGGGTATTTCGTTTTCGAGGAGGCGAGCTTGGAAGAGATATTGGAGAGGTTGTCGCGGTGGTATAACGTGGATGTGTTTTTCAGTAGTGAAAAAGTGAAAGCATATCATTTCACCGGGTATATGGAGAAGTATGAGGATGTAGAAGTGATTTTGAGAGCAATAAATAAAATGGTAAATGTGCGTTTTGCATTAAAAGATAGAACGATAGTTGTGACAGAATAA
- a CDS encoding RagB/SusD family nutrient uptake outer membrane protein codes for MKKLIYTMVLCVGSLILASCGDFLEEYSNDKVYASSCEDLNEVLIGNGYLKNDVNNQVIIINSSGAHYWPYLHLMDDDAEEYLTGKTDLNAYQASVAAMRNFYIWAKEPWKKINGDDLYDWDWKRLYQCISYLNVINAYVDEFPNDPEEDQRRVRGEAQFLRAFCYYMLVNLYAAPYVKETADEDLGVPLKITEYIEDKYYSRDAIGVVYKQIVKDLKDACENLKGITQPTIYRVNEKAAHTLLSRVYLYMGEWELALAECEKIIELGCPLTDLNGANISAEGGPYFYTKTTPEMFFTQGSTSWYPLFENQASAVAQRYRVSDELIGLYSKYEEAEDLRLNAFMASSKIDNGLYCVRKGAVGGYVEIFDACIIRGAEVYLNKAEAEAMLDKSEAINTLKTFMKHRYTRDKLPAIDHLQGEELVKFIREERRRELCFEGHRWFDLRRYAVSPKYPEKRSISHRIYSPSAMSREQGIYDGTYILKPYGEDNAWMLPIPDYEIEFDQGAMVDNPVREDRKKE; via the coding sequence ATGAAAAAGTTAATATACACGATGGTATTATGTGTGGGAAGCTTGATACTTGCTTCTTGCGGAGATTTTTTGGAGGAGTATTCAAATGACAAAGTATATGCCTCTTCCTGCGAAGATTTAAATGAAGTACTGATAGGAAATGGGTACTTGAAAAATGATGTTAATAATCAAGTTATAATTATTAACTCTTCCGGGGCTCACTATTGGCCGTATCTTCATCTGATGGATGACGATGCGGAGGAATATTTAACCGGTAAGACCGACTTAAATGCTTACCAAGCTAGTGTAGCTGCTATGCGGAATTTTTATATTTGGGCAAAGGAACCATGGAAAAAAATCAATGGTGATGATCTTTACGATTGGGACTGGAAGCGCCTTTACCAATGTATCAGTTATTTGAACGTGATTAACGCTTACGTGGACGAGTTCCCGAATGATCCGGAAGAGGATCAACGTCGGGTGCGGGGAGAAGCACAATTCTTGAGAGCTTTTTGTTATTATATGCTTGTGAATCTTTATGCGGCACCTTACGTGAAGGAAACTGCCGACGAAGATTTGGGGGTACCCTTGAAAATAACCGAGTATATCGAAGACAAATATTATAGTCGGGATGCGATCGGGGTGGTGTACAAGCAGATCGTGAAAGATTTGAAGGATGCCTGCGAGAATTTGAAAGGTATAACGCAACCGACTATTTATCGGGTCAACGAAAAGGCTGCCCATACCTTGTTGAGTCGGGTGTATCTCTACATGGGCGAATGGGAATTGGCTTTGGCCGAATGCGAGAAGATCATCGAGTTGGGGTGCCCGTTGACTGATTTGAATGGGGCGAACATATCGGCAGAAGGAGGACCTTATTTTTACACGAAAACTACCCCGGAAATGTTTTTTACTCAAGGCTCGACTTCTTGGTACCCCTTGTTTGAGAATCAAGCTTCGGCTGTAGCACAACGTTATCGGGTTTCGGATGAGCTGATCGGATTGTACAGCAAGTATGAAGAAGCAGAAGATTTACGGCTGAATGCATTTATGGCAAGTTCAAAAATCGATAACGGATTGTATTGCGTGAGAAAAGGAGCCGTCGGAGGTTACGTGGAAATATTCGATGCTTGTATTATTCGCGGTGCCGAAGTTTATTTGAATAAAGCAGAAGCGGAAGCCATGTTGGATAAAAGCGAGGCAATCAACACGCTGAAAACATTCATGAAACACCGTTACACGAGAGATAAATTACCTGCCATTGATCATCTGCAAGGGGAAGAACTCGTGAAATTTATACGGGAAGAGCGTCGCCGGGAGTTGTGCTTTGAAGGGCACCGTTGGTTCGATTTGCGTCGTTATGCTGTATCGCCCAAATACCCGGAAAAGAGATCGATTTCTCATAGAATATATTCCCCTTCCGCGATGTCAAGGGAGCAAGGTATTTATGACGGAACGTATATCTTGAAGCCTTACGGGGAGGATAATGCATGGATGTTGCCGATACCGGATTACGAGATCGAATTTGACCAAGGTGCCATGGTGGATAACCCGGTTCGGGAAGATAGAAAGAAAGAATAG
- a CDS encoding KamA family radical SAM protein, with product MKEKDVLSFSCIELVALFEREFPSIVQGANLSKDWKEFEQFLRGYVRLALAKHSTSSSIKRFFKMFMNEARHIRDFSTGQKIRYEPIKWLWQALRGEGDGIHPDFLLDWYYLFKKYRTDEVVLPDRARCDQWRERWKTGMDEDVARERWENRERICGLLIGKIEKRGKLNTRYRFEGEMSPERKRELVGEWWGDYKFHLALAVRDPDELNLFMGNTLSPELMELLHRAKQKGIPFFVTPYYLSLLSIRTDGYDDSTIRGYVIYSEELVENFGQIRAWEKEDVVEPGKPNAAGWLLPNATNIHRRYPEVAIFIPDSMGRACGGLCALCQRMYDFQKGHLNFNLDRLKPTDGWEVKMERLMMYYEHDSQLRDILITGGDALMSQNQTLEKILDAVFRMAVRKRELNKRRGKGKKYAEIQRVRLGSRLLAYLPNRVNDGLIEVLKRFREKAEQVGIQQFFIQTHFESPLEVTEEAIHAARRLLEAGWMITNQAVFTVAASRRGHTARLREVLNRIGILTYYTFSVKGFEENYALFAPNSRSVQEMSEEKAGGDLSMELEKEVLELLEYPERIPAELPLLLDKFRQPFLATDRNVMNLPGIGKSMTYQTVGMTKEGKRILHFSLDVGRRHSPQVDHEGSIYIVESKSIAAYLRQLQALGERVEDYSSLWDYAEGRTESRFALFEYPEPRIEITGDFTNLGIDS from the coding sequence GTGAAGGAGAAAGATGTATTGAGTTTTTCGTGTATAGAATTGGTGGCGTTATTTGAGCGGGAGTTCCCGAGTATCGTGCAAGGTGCAAACCTTAGTAAGGATTGGAAAGAATTTGAACAATTTTTGAGGGGGTACGTGCGCCTTGCTTTGGCAAAGCATTCTACTTCTTCGTCTATAAAACGATTTTTCAAGATGTTCATGAACGAGGCCCGGCATATTCGGGATTTTTCCACGGGGCAGAAAATTCGTTACGAACCGATCAAATGGTTGTGGCAAGCTTTACGGGGAGAGGGGGATGGCATACATCCGGACTTTTTGTTGGATTGGTATTATCTATTCAAGAAATACCGGACAGACGAAGTCGTTTTGCCCGATCGGGCGCGATGTGACCAATGGCGGGAACGCTGGAAAACCGGGATGGATGAAGATGTTGCCCGGGAGCGTTGGGAAAACCGGGAGAGAATATGCGGTTTGTTAATCGGGAAAATAGAGAAGCGGGGTAAATTGAATACCCGTTATCGTTTCGAGGGGGAGATGAGCCCGGAAAGAAAACGGGAGTTAGTGGGTGAATGGTGGGGGGACTACAAGTTTCATTTGGCTCTGGCCGTTCGGGATCCGGATGAGTTGAACCTGTTCATGGGTAACACGTTATCGCCGGAATTGATGGAACTTTTGCACCGGGCGAAACAGAAAGGAATCCCGTTCTTCGTGACCCCGTATTATCTTTCCTTGTTAAGCATTCGGACGGATGGGTACGATGACTCCACGATCCGCGGTTACGTGATCTATTCCGAAGAGCTGGTGGAAAATTTCGGGCAGATTCGGGCGTGGGAGAAAGAGGACGTGGTGGAGCCGGGAAAACCGAATGCCGCCGGTTGGTTGTTGCCCAATGCCACGAATATTCATCGTCGCTACCCGGAGGTGGCCATTTTTATCCCGGATTCGATGGGACGGGCCTGTGGCGGGTTGTGTGCTTTATGCCAGCGCATGTACGACTTTCAGAAAGGACACTTGAATTTTAACTTGGATCGGCTGAAACCGACGGACGGGTGGGAAGTCAAGATGGAACGCCTGATGATGTATTACGAGCATGATTCTCAATTGCGGGATATTTTGATCACGGGAGGCGATGCCCTGATGAGTCAGAACCAGACGTTGGAGAAAATCTTGGATGCCGTTTTCCGTATGGCCGTGCGCAAGCGGGAATTGAACAAGCGGCGAGGAAAAGGGAAAAAATACGCCGAGATACAACGGGTGAGATTGGGGTCGAGATTATTGGCTTATCTGCCGAATCGTGTAAATGACGGGTTGATCGAGGTGTTGAAAAGATTCCGGGAGAAGGCGGAACAGGTCGGGATTCAACAATTTTTCATACAAACTCATTTCGAGTCGCCTTTGGAGGTGACGGAAGAGGCGATTCATGCTGCCCGACGCCTGCTGGAGGCTGGGTGGATGATCACCAATCAGGCCGTGTTCACCGTGGCAGCTTCGCGACGGGGGCATACGGCGAGGTTGAGAGAGGTGTTGAATCGAATCGGTATTTTGACGTATTACACGTTTTCCGTGAAGGGATTCGAGGAAAATTATGCCTTGTTTGCCCCGAATAGTCGTTCGGTACAAGAGATGTCGGAGGAAAAAGCGGGTGGGGATTTATCCATGGAGTTGGAAAAGGAGGTCTTGGAATTGCTCGAATACCCGGAAAGGATTCCCGCCGAATTACCGCTTTTATTGGATAAATTTCGGCAACCGTTTTTAGCCACGGATAGAAACGTGATGAACTTGCCGGGAATCGGGAAGAGCATGACGTACCAGACGGTGGGAATGACCAAGGAGGGAAAACGTATTTTACATTTTTCTCTGGATGTGGGACGACGACATAGCCCCCAAGTGGATCACGAGGGGAGTATTTATATCGTGGAAAGCAAGTCGATAGCGGCTTATTTGCGCCAATTGCAAGCGTTGGGGGAACGGGTGGAGGATTACAGTTCGTTGTGGGATTATGCTGAAGGGCGCACGGAATCCCGCTTTGCCCTTTTTGAATACCCGGAGCCGAGAATTGAAATCACGGGGGATTTCACGAATCTGGGGATAGATTCTTAA
- a CDS encoding thioredoxin family protein yields the protein MKKSIICIVCVILCMNVFAQTGVYFENLSFEKALAKAKAEKKWVFIDCYTSWCGPCKTMLNNVFPVKEVGDILNTRCVNIKFDMEVGEGKILAEKYGVKSFPTFLIFNPDGSLQYRALGGAQVEDFLVKIQRWLDPKSSLTNLEKRYAAGKLKPSQQIAYLLALKDNFKKEEIEKLYAEWAGKWKEKDKLSRNYWYLQSDVKYSDEEFQFLIRHVDTYVKLIGEKRVYHFLFYKFLAVTSQMVGRYVEKNPEVRKKYRSELFELKKDVESLPGLADSLRLHRDICLALGGLDENMGEVLQFLRENEFGDDMHSTYFRSMGVRMVLNNGTEKEKEQLLSLKDRIGGKGEFDPASNLLDELEKEFAQVRFRDMPFEQALQQAKAENKLIFVDCYTTWCGPCKFMAANVLTEKSVGDILNPVCLCVKYDMDKKELKTALAKYGVRAFPTFLIIRPDGSLQHKIVGSSETEDFIVKLKQGLSEKTCLSYLQNQYNAGKCNKEQMLDYWLAVGDSFDKNLAKKVGLELYNMLTDEERVQAQYWPLLSSKDQCEYHDFILKHIDVLKRNVGNEVEKFMLKEYTSMMQHFFYSYKCGQLKDEKQARNMLKKVRQEVITCNFTKPNNLLLQMDWAEKMLDKKVVDIEKYLKNVTTVEENDLSFLSALYSVMSKYGSKAALERLQDFKAKKDKAVEDYTRKYFSF from the coding sequence ATGAAAAAAAGTATTATATGTATAGTATGTGTCATACTATGTATGAACGTTTTTGCCCAAACGGGAGTATATTTTGAAAATTTGTCTTTTGAAAAAGCGTTGGCGAAAGCAAAAGCCGAGAAAAAATGGGTCTTCATCGATTGTTATACGTCGTGGTGCGGTCCTTGCAAGACGATGCTTAATAACGTGTTTCCGGTCAAGGAAGTCGGGGATATATTGAATACCCGTTGCGTTAATATCAAATTTGATATGGAAGTTGGGGAGGGAAAAATATTGGCGGAAAAATACGGGGTGAAATCTTTCCCTACGTTTTTGATTTTTAATCCGGACGGAAGCTTACAATATAGAGCTCTCGGAGGGGCGCAGGTAGAGGATTTTTTAGTGAAAATACAGCGTTGGTTAGATCCAAAATCTTCGTTGACGAATTTGGAAAAACGTTATGCGGCAGGGAAGCTAAAACCTTCTCAGCAGATAGCTTATCTTTTGGCGTTGAAGGATAATTTCAAAAAGGAAGAGATAGAGAAATTATACGCGGAGTGGGCTGGAAAGTGGAAAGAAAAAGATAAATTATCCCGCAATTATTGGTATCTGCAAAGTGACGTAAAATACTCGGATGAAGAGTTCCAATTTCTCATACGCCATGTAGACACGTATGTGAAGTTGATAGGAGAAAAAAGAGTGTATCATTTTTTGTTCTATAAATTTTTGGCCGTGACGAGTCAAATGGTAGGGAGGTATGTTGAGAAAAATCCGGAAGTAAGAAAAAAGTATAGAAGTGAACTTTTCGAGTTGAAAAAGGATGTTGAATCACTCCCTGGATTGGCAGATTCTTTAAGATTACACCGGGATATTTGTTTAGCATTGGGCGGATTGGATGAAAATATGGGAGAGGTACTTCAATTTTTGAGAGAGAATGAATTTGGAGATGATATGCATAGCACGTATTTTCGCTCTATGGGAGTTCGAATGGTTCTGAACAATGGGACGGAAAAGGAAAAAGAACAATTGCTTTCTTTGAAAGACCGTATCGGTGGAAAAGGAGAATTTGATCCCGCATCGAATTTATTGGACGAATTGGAAAAAGAGTTTGCCCAGGTGCGGTTTCGCGATATGCCATTCGAACAGGCCTTGCAACAAGCAAAAGCGGAGAACAAGTTGATCTTTGTGGATTGCTACACGACGTGGTGTGGTCCGTGTAAATTTATGGCTGCAAACGTGTTGACGGAAAAATCCGTCGGAGATATACTCAACCCTGTTTGTCTGTGCGTCAAGTACGATATGGATAAAAAAGAATTAAAAACGGCCTTGGCAAAATATGGCGTGAGAGCTTTCCCGACTTTTCTGATCATACGTCCGGACGGGAGTTTGCAACACAAAATAGTTGGGTCAAGTGAAACGGAGGATTTTATCGTAAAATTGAAACAAGGGCTTTCCGAAAAAACTTGTTTGTCATATTTGCAAAATCAGTATAATGCAGGAAAGTGCAACAAGGAGCAAATGTTGGATTATTGGTTGGCGGTAGGTGATTCGTTCGATAAAAACTTGGCAAAAAAAGTGGGATTAGAATTATACAACATGCTAACCGACGAGGAACGGGTGCAAGCGCAATACTGGCCATTGCTCTCCTCGAAGGACCAATGCGAGTATCATGATTTTATCTTGAAGCATATCGATGTTTTGAAAAGGAATGTGGGGAATGAGGTGGAAAAATTTATGCTGAAAGAGTACACGAGTATGATGCAACATTTCTTTTACTCGTACAAGTGTGGACAATTGAAAGACGAGAAGCAGGCAAGAAATATGTTGAAAAAAGTTCGTCAAGAAGTGATAACGTGTAATTTCACAAAACCGAACAATCTGTTATTACAAATGGATTGGGCCGAGAAAATGTTGGATAAAAAGGTGGTGGATATCGAGAAATATTTGAAAAATGTTACTACCGTGGAGGAGAATGATTTATCTTTCTTATCAGCTTTATATTCTGTGATGAGTAAATATGGTAGCAAAGCGGCGTTAGAGCGTTTGCAGGATTTTAAAGCCAAGAAAGATAAAGCTGTAGAGGATTACACGCGCAAATATTTTTCTTTTTAA